A single region of the Raphanus sativus cultivar WK10039 chromosome 1, ASM80110v3, whole genome shotgun sequence genome encodes:
- the LOC130496713 gene encoding uncharacterized protein LOC130496713 — translation MSEESPRPAARRRSSVSSSRASGSSHEQNSFPAYIPAPPPAQQNPGVMPVELLVQQPGREHLPVLHPTPRRGHSTWFTKSSNGISRSINQMMYSMLQIGYTKWSEIPQEDQELWFRQFAQEFNWHPDHTETVRIRFKAKAMDSYTKQVNAWKKVWQKNKRPRNINGRVFEQLVAHWQKDETAETSSRNSKNRKSDRGGKGMYVHNLGACSMSTKEDELIEANDGNPVDRLQLIKVAHTNKKTGQIQDLLIKDVVDLVETEIASQSQPLSDDGDSVGASTNLSRLQINEMVEKAVPKRKGGFLVGLARRASSYPASSSQAPYADPMILDELHDKGERIVALEEQNATIQAENATILAENATILAELASQKKTNAEIMEKLNRLFASSS, via the exons gtCCGAGGAATCACCCCGCCCTGCAGCCCGTCGACGTAGTTCGGTGAGCTCTTCCCGTGCATCGGGATCGTCTCACGAACAAAACTCGTTTCCCGCATATATTCCCGCTCCACCTCCCGCTCAACAGAATCCGGGGGTCATGCCAGTTGAACTATTGGTTCAACAACCGGGTCGAGAGCATCTCCCGGTTCTCCATCCCACCCCACGACGAGGACATAGCACttg gttcaccaagTCGAGTAATGGCATTAGCAGGAGCATCAACCAGATGATGTATTCCATGCTCCAAATTGGATATACGAAGTGGAGTGAGATCCCTCAAGAAGACCAAGAGTTGTGGTTTCGTCAATTTGCG CAAGAGTTCAACTGGCACCCCGATCACACGGAAACAGTCCGTATTAGATTCAAAGCTAAGGCCATGGACTCTTATACAAAGCAAGTGAATGCGTGGAAGAAAGTTTGGCAGAAGAACAAGAGGCCACGGAACATCAACGGGAGGGTGTTCGAGCAGTTGGTAGCTCATTGGCAGAAGGACGAAACTGCAGAGACGTCTTCTAGGAACTCTAAGAACCGGAAGAGCGATCGTGGCGGGAAAGGTATGTATGTGCACAACCTCGGGGCTTGCTCTATGTCTACTAAGGAAGATGaactt ATCGAAGCAAATGACGGTAATCCCGTTGATCGACTCCAACTCATTAAGGTGGCTCACACTAACAAGAAGACGGGTCAAATTCAGGACCTCTTGATCAAAGATGTCGTTGATTTGGTGGAAACTGAAATAGCATCTCAATCTCAGCCTCTCTCTGATGACGGCGATTCAGTGGGAGCTTCAACCAACTTGTCCCGATTGCAAATCAATGAGATGGTtgaaaag gcTGTTCCTAAAAGGAAAGGAGGCTTTTTAGTTGGATTGGCCCGCCGTGCTTCTTCGTATCCGGCATCTTCTTCGCAGGCTCCGTATGCCGATCCCATGATTCTCGATGAGCTACATGACAAAGGTGAACGGATTGTGGCATTGGAGGAGCAGAACGCCACTATCCAAGCTGAGAATGCCACTATCCTTGCTGAGAATGCCACTATCCTTGCTGAGTTGGCATCCCAAAAGAAGACCAACGCCGAGATAATGGAGAAGCTAAACCGTTTATTTGCTTCGAGTTCTtag